A region from the Alnus glutinosa chromosome 5, dhAlnGlut1.1, whole genome shotgun sequence genome encodes:
- the LOC133868541 gene encoding cysteine protease ATG4-like isoform X1, which yields MKGFFERAVASKSSSKSLTDTSNRSPPSVCSDPVSSDSKFPKASVWSSFFASALSIFETHSEPSACENKEVHSDSSVCEKKAVHTRHNGWTAAVRKAVATGSMRRLQERVLGSSRTGISSSTSDIWLLGVCYRISQDESSGDTDTSNGLSGFEQDFSSRILMTYRKGVFGFDAIGDTRYTSDVNWGCMLRSSQMLAAQALLFHRLGRSWRKPLQKPLDQEYIEILHSFGDSEASPFSIHNLLQAGKAYNLDAGSWVGPYAMCRTWETLARIKRETTDLEDQPLPMAVYIVSGDEDGERGGAPVLCIEDASRHCCEFSRGQAGWTPILLLVPLVLGPEKVNPRYIPSLRATFMFPQSLGILGGKPGASTYIVGVQDEKALFLDPHDVQLVVNINRDNLEADTSSYHCNIIRHISLDSIDSSLAIGFYCRDKDDFDDFCLRASKLADESNGAPLFTVAQKHNLSKPVSHPELLVDTDGVQKDDCFGVEPINDAEGHAHDDEWQLL from the exons ATGAAGGGTTTCTTTGAGAGGGCTGTTGCTTCAAAATCTTCTTCTAAAAGTTTAACCGATACCTCGAATAGAAGTCCACCATCTGTTTGTTCAGACCCTGTATCAAGTGATAGCAAGTTCCCCAAGGCCTCCGTATGGTCAAGTTTCTTTGCTTCAGCTCTCTCGATCTTTGAAACACATAGTGAACCATCAGCTTGTGAAAACAAGGAAGTTCATAGTGATTCATCAGTTTGTGAAAAGAAGGCAGTTCATACTAGACATAATGGGTGGACAGCAGCTGTGAGAAAAGCTGTGGCTACTGGCTCAATGAGGAGACTTCAAGAACGTGTACTAGGGTCAAGCAGGACTGGCATTTCTAGCTCAACAAGTGACATATGGCTTCTAGGTGTGTGCTATAGAATCTCACAGGATGAGTCATCTGGAGATACTGATACTAGCAATGGGTTATCAGGATTTGAACAAGACTTTTCATCAAGAATATTGATGACATATCGTAAAGGTGTCTTTG GTTTTGATGCTATTGGAGATACAAGGTATACCAGTGATGTAAACTGGGGTTGCATGCTTCGCAGTAGTCAGATGCTTGCTGCTCAG GCATTGCTTTTTCATCGATTAGGTAGATCCTGGAGGAAACCACTGCAAAAG CCATTGGATCAAGAATATATTGAGATTCTGCACTCTTTTGGTGATTCTGAGGCATCACCTTTCTCTATACACAACCTTCTTCAAGCCGGGAAGGCTTATAACCTGGATGCTGGGTCATGGGTGGGCCCTTATGCCATGTGTCGCACATGGGAAACTCTAGCCCGCATTAAAAGAGAGACAACTGACCTTGAGGACCAGCCACTTCCTATGGCTGTTTATATTGTTTCTGGAGATGAAGATGGGGAGCGAGGTGGAGCTCCAGTTCTTTGCATTGAAGATGCCTCAAGACATTGTTGTGAGTTTTCAAGAGGTCAAGCTGGTTGGACGCCCATTCTTTTACTGGTTCCTTTGGTTCTCGGACCTGAAAAAGTCAATCCCAG GTATATTCCATCACTGCGGGCAACATTTATGTTTCCACAGAGCCTTGGCATCTTGGGTGGGAAGCCTGGGGCTTCGACTTACATTGTAGGTGTGCAAGATGAAAAAGCTCTCTTCCTTGATCCACATGACGTTCAACTG GTCGTTAACATCAATAGGGACAATCTAGAGGCCGATACTTCATCTTATCACTGCAA tatCATTCGGCACATATCGTTAGACTCGATTGATTCATCCTTGGCAATCGGATTTTATTGCCGAGACAAAG atgattttgatgatttttgtcTCCGGGCTTCGAAGCTGGCAGATGAATCAAATGGTGCTCCATTATTCACCGTGGCTCAGAAGCATAATTTGTCAAAACCAGTTAGTCACCCTGAACTGTTGGTTGACACTGATGGGGTTCAAAAGGATGATTGCTTTGGTGTGGAGCCTATAAATGATGCTGAGGGCCATGCACATGATGATGAGTGGCAGCTCCTTTGA
- the LOC133868541 gene encoding cysteine protease ATG4-like isoform X2 produces MKGFFERAVASKSSSKSLTDTSNRSPPSVCSDPVSSDSKFPKASVWSSFFASALSIFETHSEPSACENKEVHSDSSVCEKKAVHTRHNGWTAAVRKAVATGSMRRLQERVLGSSRTGISSSTSDIWLLGVCYRISQDESSGDTDTSNGLSGFEQDFSSRILMTYRKGFDAIGDTRYTSDVNWGCMLRSSQMLAAQALLFHRLGRSWRKPLQKPLDQEYIEILHSFGDSEASPFSIHNLLQAGKAYNLDAGSWVGPYAMCRTWETLARIKRETTDLEDQPLPMAVYIVSGDEDGERGGAPVLCIEDASRHCCEFSRGQAGWTPILLLVPLVLGPEKVNPRYIPSLRATFMFPQSLGILGGKPGASTYIVGVQDEKALFLDPHDVQLVVNINRDNLEADTSSYHCNIIRHISLDSIDSSLAIGFYCRDKDDFDDFCLRASKLADESNGAPLFTVAQKHNLSKPVSHPELLVDTDGVQKDDCFGVEPINDAEGHAHDDEWQLL; encoded by the exons ATGAAGGGTTTCTTTGAGAGGGCTGTTGCTTCAAAATCTTCTTCTAAAAGTTTAACCGATACCTCGAATAGAAGTCCACCATCTGTTTGTTCAGACCCTGTATCAAGTGATAGCAAGTTCCCCAAGGCCTCCGTATGGTCAAGTTTCTTTGCTTCAGCTCTCTCGATCTTTGAAACACATAGTGAACCATCAGCTTGTGAAAACAAGGAAGTTCATAGTGATTCATCAGTTTGTGAAAAGAAGGCAGTTCATACTAGACATAATGGGTGGACAGCAGCTGTGAGAAAAGCTGTGGCTACTGGCTCAATGAGGAGACTTCAAGAACGTGTACTAGGGTCAAGCAGGACTGGCATTTCTAGCTCAACAAGTGACATATGGCTTCTAGGTGTGTGCTATAGAATCTCACAGGATGAGTCATCTGGAGATACTGATACTAGCAATGGGTTATCAGGATTTGAACAAGACTTTTCATCAAGAATATTGATGACATATCGTAAAG GTTTTGATGCTATTGGAGATACAAGGTATACCAGTGATGTAAACTGGGGTTGCATGCTTCGCAGTAGTCAGATGCTTGCTGCTCAG GCATTGCTTTTTCATCGATTAGGTAGATCCTGGAGGAAACCACTGCAAAAG CCATTGGATCAAGAATATATTGAGATTCTGCACTCTTTTGGTGATTCTGAGGCATCACCTTTCTCTATACACAACCTTCTTCAAGCCGGGAAGGCTTATAACCTGGATGCTGGGTCATGGGTGGGCCCTTATGCCATGTGTCGCACATGGGAAACTCTAGCCCGCATTAAAAGAGAGACAACTGACCTTGAGGACCAGCCACTTCCTATGGCTGTTTATATTGTTTCTGGAGATGAAGATGGGGAGCGAGGTGGAGCTCCAGTTCTTTGCATTGAAGATGCCTCAAGACATTGTTGTGAGTTTTCAAGAGGTCAAGCTGGTTGGACGCCCATTCTTTTACTGGTTCCTTTGGTTCTCGGACCTGAAAAAGTCAATCCCAG GTATATTCCATCACTGCGGGCAACATTTATGTTTCCACAGAGCCTTGGCATCTTGGGTGGGAAGCCTGGGGCTTCGACTTACATTGTAGGTGTGCAAGATGAAAAAGCTCTCTTCCTTGATCCACATGACGTTCAACTG GTCGTTAACATCAATAGGGACAATCTAGAGGCCGATACTTCATCTTATCACTGCAA tatCATTCGGCACATATCGTTAGACTCGATTGATTCATCCTTGGCAATCGGATTTTATTGCCGAGACAAAG atgattttgatgatttttgtcTCCGGGCTTCGAAGCTGGCAGATGAATCAAATGGTGCTCCATTATTCACCGTGGCTCAGAAGCATAATTTGTCAAAACCAGTTAGTCACCCTGAACTGTTGGTTGACACTGATGGGGTTCAAAAGGATGATTGCTTTGGTGTGGAGCCTATAAATGATGCTGAGGGCCATGCACATGATGATGAGTGGCAGCTCCTTTGA